The Toxoplasma gondii ME49 chromosome XII, whole genome shotgun sequence genome includes a region encoding these proteins:
- a CDS encoding EF-1 guanine nucleotide exchange domain-containing protein (encoded by transcript TGME49_219140): MVTAFATSDELATPCTYYTLTWGDAAAAPKKAAVDDDDFDLFGEESAEDKEAVKKLAESKKKEAEKKKKVVINKSMLVIEVKPADADTDLDDVCKKVKSIQMEGVTWGEGMKKVPVAFGLFKLQVQCVILDDVVNTNALVDEIEEIGMTEEEKQKRRQKEEADDEDDDEEDFGGLVQSAEIVSFNKL, from the exons ATGGTGACTGCCTTCGCGACCTCTGACGAACTCGCCACCCCGTGTACCTACTACACGCTCACGTGGGGAGACGCCGCTGCGGCGCCCAAGAAAGCTGCGGTGGACGACGATGATTTTGATTTGTTTG gtgaGGAGAGCGCGGAGGACAAGGAAGCAGTGAAGAAGCTTGCAGAgtcaaagaagaaggaggcggaaaagaagaagaaagttgTGATCAACAAGTCTATGTTGGTGATTGAAGTCAAACCCGCAGATGCAGATACCGATCTGGATGATGTCTGCAAGAAGGTCAAGTCGATTCAAATGGAGGGTGTTACATGGGGTGAGGGTATGAAGAAAGTTCCGGTTGCCTTTGGCCTCTTCAAGCTCCAG GTTCAGTGCGTCATTCTGGACGATGTTGTTAACACAAACGCATTGGTTGACGAAATTGAGGAGATCGGCatgacagaggaagagaaacagaagcggcgtcagaaggaagaagctgacGATGAGGACGATGACGAGGAGGATTTTGGAGGTCTTGTTCAATCTGCCGAAATTGTCTCTTTCAACAAGCTTTAG